Proteins from a single region of Pseudomonas sp. 10S4:
- a CDS encoding glycosyltransferase, which produces MLEAMASGCVVIGSDTAPIKEVVIDGVNELLVDFFDSKEISRKVCGVLKSGGDFGLIRDSARSTAIRFDIKHGVKAYFDIFDRAISDCC; this is translated from the coding sequence ATGTTAGAGGCGATGGCGTCTGGGTGTGTCGTGATCGGGTCCGATACCGCACCGATTAAGGAGGTGGTTATTGACGGAGTCAATGAGTTGCTGGTGGACTTTTTTGACAGTAAGGAGATTTCGCGAAAAGTGTGCGGTGTTTTGAAGTCAGGCGGAGACTTTGGCTTGATTAGAGACTCAGCTAGATCGACGGCAATCAGGTTCGATATCAAACATGGGGTGAAGGCGTATTTTGATATTTTTGACCGTGCGATTTCAGATTGTTGCTAA
- a CDS encoding glycosyltransferase yields the protein MIHVYLTYLFVLSWSMLEAMASGCVVIGSDTAPVKEVIVDGVNGLLVDFFDSEEIARKFCSVLRSCEDFSLIREAARSTAIRFDIKYGVKGYFDIFDRAISGCYSTQTV from the coding sequence ATGATTCATGTTTATTTGACGTACCTCTTCGTGTTGTCTTGGTCGATGTTAGAGGCGATGGCGTCTGGGTGTGTCGTGATCGGGTCCGATACCGCACCGGTTAAGGAGGTGATTGTTGATGGAGTAAACGGCTTGCTGGTGGATTTTTTTGACAGTGAGGAGATTGCGCGAAAATTTTGCAGTGTTTTGAGGTCGTGCGAGGATTTTAGTTTGATTAGAGAGGCAGCGAGATCGACTGCGATCAGATTCGATATCAAATATGGGGTGAAGGGCTATTTTGATATTTTTGATCGTGCGATTTCAGGCTGTTACTCAACACAAACTGTTTGA
- a CDS encoding glycosyltransferase, translated as MASGCVVIGSDTAPVKEVVIDGVNGLLVDFFDSKEISRKVCGVLKSGGDFGLIRDSARSTAIRFDIKHGVKAYFDIFDRAISDCC; from the coding sequence ATGGCGTCTGGGTGTGTGGTGATCGGGTCCGATACCGCACCGGTTAAGGAGGTGGTTATTGACGGAGTCAATGGGTTGCTGGTGGACTTTTTTGACAGTAAGGAGATTTCGCGAAAAGTGTGCGGTGTTTTGAAGTCAGGCGGAGACTTTGGCTTGATTAGAGACTCAGCTAGATCGACGGCAATCAGGTTCGATATCAAACATGGGGTGAAGGCGTATTTTGATATTTTTGACCGTGCGATTTCAGATTGTTGCTAA